From one Streptomyces sp. CA-210063 genomic stretch:
- a CDS encoding RNA polymerase sigma-70 factor, whose protein sequence is MTTDIATDVFEEHRPVLMGVAYRMLGRVADAEDVVQEAWLRWSGADRSDVREPRGYLVRVTTRLAIDRLRQVRSRNETYPGPWLPEPYVTDYGATVPDTAERAVLADTVSLAVLVVMESLSPLERAVFVLREAFGYPYAEIAAMIDRTEPAVRQLAGRARRHVDERRPRYEVDPAERRELTERFLAAAAGGDLDGLMSLLAPDVRLVADAGGLAKAPVRVLETADKVGRFLHGTAGKGIADASFRFLEINGGISVVVQSGAKVDSVFQLEVADGRIQCVYIMRNPEKLLLLSDG, encoded by the coding sequence GTGACCACCGACATCGCGACCGACGTCTTCGAAGAGCACCGCCCCGTCCTCATGGGAGTCGCCTACCGCATGCTCGGCCGGGTCGCCGATGCCGAGGACGTGGTCCAGGAGGCCTGGCTGCGCTGGTCCGGCGCCGACCGGTCCGATGTGCGCGAACCGCGCGGCTATCTGGTCCGCGTCACCACCCGCCTCGCCATCGACCGGCTGCGCCAGGTGCGGTCCCGCAACGAGACGTACCCCGGCCCGTGGCTGCCCGAGCCGTACGTCACCGACTACGGGGCCACCGTCCCGGACACCGCCGAGCGGGCCGTCCTCGCCGACACCGTCTCGCTCGCCGTCCTCGTCGTCATGGAGTCCCTCTCACCCCTGGAACGCGCGGTGTTCGTGCTCCGGGAGGCCTTCGGCTACCCGTACGCCGAGATCGCGGCCATGATCGACCGCACCGAGCCCGCCGTCCGCCAGCTCGCCGGCCGGGCCCGTCGGCACGTCGACGAGCGACGCCCGCGCTACGAGGTCGACCCGGCCGAGCGTCGCGAACTGACCGAACGGTTCCTCGCCGCCGCGGCCGGCGGAGACCTCGACGGGCTCATGTCGCTGCTGGCCCCCGACGTCCGTCTGGTGGCCGACGCCGGTGGTCTGGCCAAGGCCCCGGTGCGCGTCCTCGAAACCGCCGACAAGGTGGGCCGGTTCCTGCACGGAACCGCCGGCAAGGGCATCGCGGACGCGTCGTTCCGCTTCCTGGAGATCAACGGCGGCATCTCGGTCGTCGTCCAGTCCGGGGCCAAGGTCGACAGCGTGTTCCAGCTCGAGGTCGCCGACGGCCGGATCCAGTGCGTCTACATCATGCGCAACCCGGAGAAGCTCCTCCTCCTGTCGGATGGCTGA
- a CDS encoding GntR family transcriptional regulator, producing MGTQQLESVPEPKYWHLKTVLSEALDSEFSVGEILPNERDLAARFGVARATLRQALEQLELEGRLQRRRGVGTTVAPPRMGVAVGGEQHAWPGTIGDAWQSVDCQEAVPPAAVAGILQTRHGEQVYVVRRSRMSHGQPVAAELLYIPADSVPALSAIDAPSGAARARAVLRELQRLELEGQDRSVELGSARADDAKELDRLPGAPVLVVTTRFFAEGRTAAVSMATYRADTCRLTFGDSGGVEIHHGPERRAS from the coding sequence GTGGGGACCCAGCAGCTGGAATCAGTGCCGGAACCGAAGTACTGGCATCTGAAGACCGTGCTCAGTGAGGCATTGGACTCCGAGTTCTCGGTGGGTGAGATCCTGCCCAACGAACGTGACCTCGCGGCCCGCTTCGGTGTCGCCCGGGCCACGCTCCGCCAGGCGCTGGAGCAGCTCGAACTGGAGGGCCGGCTGCAGCGCCGGCGCGGCGTCGGCACCACCGTGGCACCGCCCCGCATGGGCGTCGCCGTGGGCGGCGAGCAGCACGCGTGGCCGGGCACGATCGGCGACGCCTGGCAGTCCGTGGACTGCCAGGAGGCGGTGCCGCCCGCCGCGGTCGCCGGCATCCTGCAGACCCGCCACGGCGAGCAGGTGTACGTGGTGCGCCGCTCCCGCATGTCGCACGGCCAGCCCGTCGCCGCGGAGCTGCTCTACATCCCGGCGGACTCGGTGCCCGCCCTCTCCGCCATAGACGCGCCCTCCGGCGCGGCACGCGCGCGTGCCGTGCTGCGTGAGCTGCAGCGCCTGGAGCTGGAGGGGCAGGACCGCTCGGTCGAGCTGGGCTCGGCCCGTGCGGACGACGCCAAGGAACTCGACCGGCTGCCCGGCGCGCCCGTCCTCGTCGTCACGACCCGCTTCTTCGCGGAGGGACGCACGGCGGCCGTCTCCATGGCCACCTACCGCGCTGACACGTGCCGCCTGACCTTCGGCGACTCCGGCGGCGTAGAGATCCACCACGGCCCGGAGCGCCGCGCGTCCTGA
- a CDS encoding ROK family transcriptional regulator, with protein MGRLTGGDPSLLRRINSAVVLHALRATDHATLTEITRVTGLSRPTVEGVVEGLVEAGLVVEQAAEEGAARRQGRPARHYRFRAEAGHLLGLDVGSHRVTALLADLDGRVLGSLSKDVSEAASADDRLERLRSTVAELLRRSGVSRGSLRAVGVGSPGIIEADGAVRLCAALPEWTGLNLGERLSRSFKCSVLVENDANAAAVAEHWKGAAAESDDVVFVLAGLSPGAGSLIGGRLHRGYGGAAGEIGALHLLGREATPEALLSTTGEPLHPLDEPAVAEVFKHAREGDGRAREAVDRFIQRLVHDVAALVLALDPELVVVGGWATGIDDVLDPLRHELARYCLRPPRVALSRLGETAVAMGALRLALDHVEEQLFAVEGTVTARR; from the coding sequence TTGGGGCGGCTGACCGGCGGGGATCCTTCTCTGCTCCGAAGAATCAACTCGGCCGTGGTGCTGCACGCGCTGCGGGCCACGGACCACGCGACGCTCACCGAGATCACGCGGGTCACCGGACTGTCCCGGCCCACGGTCGAGGGCGTCGTCGAGGGGCTCGTGGAAGCCGGGCTGGTGGTCGAGCAGGCCGCCGAGGAAGGCGCCGCCCGACGGCAGGGGCGGCCGGCGCGGCACTACCGGTTCCGGGCCGAGGCCGGTCATCTGCTGGGCCTGGACGTGGGCTCCCACCGGGTGACCGCGCTGCTCGCGGACCTCGACGGGCGGGTGCTGGGCTCGCTGTCCAAGGACGTCTCCGAGGCGGCGTCGGCGGACGACCGGCTGGAGCGGCTGCGCTCGACCGTCGCGGAGCTGCTGCGCAGGTCCGGGGTGTCGCGGGGTTCGCTGCGCGCGGTCGGCGTGGGCAGCCCGGGCATCATCGAGGCCGACGGCGCCGTACGCCTGTGCGCGGCCCTGCCGGAGTGGACGGGGCTGAACCTGGGCGAGCGGCTGAGCCGCTCCTTCAAGTGTTCCGTCCTGGTCGAGAACGACGCCAACGCGGCCGCGGTCGCCGAGCACTGGAAGGGCGCCGCCGCCGAGTCCGACGACGTGGTGTTCGTGCTGGCGGGGCTGAGCCCGGGCGCCGGTTCGCTGATCGGCGGGCGGCTGCACCGGGGCTACGGCGGCGCGGCCGGAGAGATCGGCGCGCTGCATCTGCTGGGCCGGGAGGCCACACCGGAGGCGCTGCTGTCGACCACGGGCGAGCCCTTGCATCCGCTGGACGAGCCGGCGGTCGCCGAGGTCTTCAAGCACGCGCGCGAGGGCGACGGGCGGGCCCGCGAGGCGGTGGACCGCTTCATACAACGGCTGGTCCACGATGTGGCGGCCCTCGTCCTCGCCCTCGACCCCGAGCTCGTGGTCGTCGGCGGCTGGGCGACCGGCATCGACGACGTACTCGATCCCCTCCGCCACGAGCTGGCCCGTTACTGTCTGCGCCCGCCCCGGGTGGCCCTCTCCCGACTGGGTGAGACGGCCGTCGCGATGGGCGCGCTCCGTCTTGCCCTGGACCATGTCGAGGAACAGCTGTTCGCGGTGGAGGGCACGGTGACGGCGCGGCGCTGA
- a CDS encoding response regulator transcription factor, whose product MPPITVLLVDDEPLVRAGLRAVLEAQPDIEVVGEAADGAAVIPLVRQLRPSVVAMDVRMPLLDGIEATRAVLRTVPEPPKILVVTTFENDEYVYEALRAGADGFLLKRARPAEIVHAVRLVAEGESLLFPASVRQLAAEYGDGVGNRAARAVMERAALTEREAEVLRLMARGLSNAEIAARLVVGTETVKSHVSAVLAKLGARDRTQAVIAAYESGFVAPG is encoded by the coding sequence ATGCCGCCGATCACCGTTCTGCTCGTCGACGACGAACCCCTCGTACGCGCCGGTCTGCGGGCCGTTCTGGAGGCGCAGCCGGACATCGAGGTCGTCGGGGAGGCGGCGGACGGTGCCGCGGTGATCCCGCTGGTGCGGCAACTGCGGCCGAGCGTCGTCGCCATGGATGTGCGGATGCCGCTGCTGGACGGCATCGAGGCCACGCGGGCGGTGCTGCGGACCGTGCCGGAGCCGCCGAAGATCCTCGTGGTGACGACCTTCGAGAACGACGAGTACGTGTACGAGGCGCTGCGCGCGGGCGCGGACGGCTTCCTGCTGAAGCGGGCCCGGCCGGCCGAGATCGTGCACGCGGTACGGCTGGTCGCCGAGGGCGAGTCGCTACTGTTCCCCGCCTCCGTACGGCAGTTGGCCGCCGAGTACGGCGACGGGGTGGGCAATCGGGCGGCGCGGGCGGTCATGGAGCGGGCCGCGCTGACCGAGCGTGAGGCGGAGGTGCTGCGGCTGATGGCCCGGGGCCTGTCGAACGCGGAGATCGCCGCCCGGCTGGTCGTCGGCACCGAGACGGTGAAGTCCCACGTCAGCGCCGTCCTCGCGAAGCTCGGGGCGCGGGACCGTACGCAGGCGGTGATCGCGGCGTACGAGTCGGGGTTCGTGGCGCCCGGCTGA
- a CDS encoding sensor histidine kinase — protein MARFLRPLLRGTTYTRLLHLWVPMLIVSLWMYIMPTRPWVPALFLIPLGLIPAVRLGEGVQARLLLTPGEEGDSGISVAPSASWRDRFRTVVWLEVRMALGALALGGTAWLPILTYDLVSVAFGHVPTDNVVLRGVEAHWAYGLLAPLTLVLAFAVVVGLGALVTAAARRLLGPSAAERLATLEERTEQLLERNRIARELHDSIGHALTVAVVQAGAARAAGDPAFTDRALTAIEDTGRAALEDLERVLGVLRETGRPVHERPTLTEADRLLESARTSGAKVDAEVSGPLEKVPGPVSREGYRILQESLTNVLRHAGDVPVRVRIAVADGGLDLEVRNPLTAEIPGPGRGSGLRGIRERAALLGGRARTGPDRGDWQVRVELPLN, from the coding sequence ATGGCCCGCTTCCTGCGCCCGTTGCTCCGGGGGACGACGTACACGCGCCTGCTGCATCTGTGGGTGCCGATGCTGATCGTCAGCCTGTGGATGTACATCATGCCCACGCGCCCGTGGGTCCCCGCGCTGTTCCTGATTCCGCTCGGGCTGATCCCCGCCGTGCGGCTGGGCGAGGGCGTGCAGGCACGGTTGCTGCTGACGCCGGGTGAGGAGGGGGATTCGGGGATCTCCGTGGCGCCGTCCGCCAGTTGGCGGGACCGGTTCCGCACGGTGGTGTGGCTGGAAGTGCGGATGGCGCTCGGGGCGCTGGCCTTGGGGGGCACCGCCTGGCTGCCCATCCTCACCTACGACCTGGTCTCGGTCGCGTTCGGGCATGTGCCGACGGACAACGTTGTACTGAGGGGTGTGGAAGCGCACTGGGCGTACGGCCTTCTGGCGCCCCTCACGCTCGTCCTGGCGTTCGCCGTCGTGGTCGGCCTCGGCGCGCTGGTCACCGCCGCCGCCCGTCGGCTGCTGGGGCCTTCGGCCGCCGAGCGGCTGGCCACGCTGGAGGAGCGGACCGAGCAGCTGCTGGAACGCAACCGGATCGCCCGGGAGCTGCACGACTCCATAGGGCATGCGCTGACGGTGGCGGTGGTGCAGGCGGGCGCGGCGCGGGCGGCCGGTGATCCGGCGTTCACCGACCGGGCGCTGACCGCCATCGAGGACACCGGCCGGGCCGCGTTGGAGGACCTGGAGCGGGTGCTGGGCGTGCTCCGGGAGACCGGCCGGCCCGTGCACGAGCGACCCACGCTGACCGAGGCCGACCGGCTGCTGGAGTCCGCGCGCACCTCCGGCGCGAAGGTGGACGCCGAGGTGTCGGGGCCCCTGGAAAAGGTGCCCGGACCGGTGTCCCGCGAGGGCTACCGCATCCTCCAGGAGTCGCTGACCAATGTGCTCCGGCACGCGGGCGACGTCCCGGTCCGGGTGCGGATCGCGGTCGCGGACGGCGGTCTCGACCTGGAGGTCCGCAATCCGCTGACGGCGGAGATACCGGGGCCCGGCCGGGGCAGCGGACTGCGGGGCATACGCGAGCGGGCGGCACTGCTCGGCGGCCGGGCGCGGACCGGTCCCGACCGGGGTGACTGGCAGGTGCGCGTCGAACTGCCGCTGAACTGA
- a CDS encoding ABC transporter ATP-binding protein, which yields MTSIDVQDLTKEYGTVRAVDHLTFRVEPGRVTGFLGPNGAGKSTTMRLVLGLDRPTSGTATVGGRAYADLDEPLRHVGALLDARAAHGSRTARDHLRALAASNRIAPARVDEVLEETGLAKVARRRVKTYSLGMRQRLGIAAALLGDPSVVLLDEPSNGLDPEGIIWIRELLRRLAREGRTVLVSSHLMNETASFADHLVVLGRGRLLADTSMREFIHARVQPRVRVRTTDTDTLTDLLTRHGHRTAESEHGGLTVFDARVDDIGRLASGAGLTILELAAEEGTLEQAYLDLTAKEAEFTAASAATPAQPQEA from the coding sequence ATGACCAGCATCGACGTACAGGACCTCACCAAGGAGTACGGCACCGTCCGCGCCGTGGACCACCTCACCTTCCGTGTGGAACCCGGCCGTGTCACCGGCTTCCTCGGCCCCAACGGCGCCGGGAAGTCCACCACCATGCGGCTCGTCCTCGGTCTGGACCGGCCGACCTCCGGCACCGCCACCGTCGGCGGCCGCGCCTACGCCGACCTCGACGAACCGCTGCGCCATGTGGGCGCCCTGCTCGACGCGCGGGCCGCGCACGGATCACGCACCGCCCGCGACCATCTGCGCGCGCTCGCGGCGAGCAACCGCATCGCGCCCGCCCGCGTGGACGAGGTGCTGGAGGAGACGGGCCTGGCGAAGGTCGCGCGGCGCCGGGTGAAGACGTACTCCCTGGGCATGCGCCAGCGCCTCGGCATCGCGGCGGCCCTGCTCGGCGACCCGTCCGTCGTCCTGCTGGACGAACCGTCCAACGGCCTCGATCCCGAAGGGATCATCTGGATCCGGGAGTTGCTGCGCCGCCTCGCCCGCGAGGGCCGGACCGTCCTGGTCTCCAGCCACCTCATGAACGAGACCGCCTCCTTCGCCGACCACCTGGTCGTCCTCGGCCGCGGCCGCCTTCTCGCCGACACCTCCATGCGGGAGTTCATCCACGCGCGCGTGCAGCCCCGCGTACGGGTACGCACCACGGACACCGACACCCTCACCGACCTCCTGACACGGCACGGCCACCGGACGGCGGAGAGCGAGCACGGAGGCCTGACGGTGTTCGACGCGCGCGTGGACGACATCGGCCGCCTCGCCTCCGGCGCCGGCCTGACGATCCTCGAACTCGCCGCCGAGGAGGGCACCCTGGAGCAGGCCTACCTCGATCTCACCGCCAAGGAGGCCGAGTTCACCGCCGCCTCCGCCGCCACCCCCGCCCAGCCCCAGGAGGCCTGA
- a CDS encoding ABC transporter permease, with protein sequence MTFAAVLHSEWIKIRTLRSMLWALLAVVLATAAFSALAGLDSDGTDFDPLHAAFFGVNFGQAAAVAFGATAVSSEFQGGALRLSLAAVPRRGRWFTAKAVAIGVPALAVGLLTGFVSLAVGKAVLGDRTSGLSAAEGLRGAVGCGVYLALMALLAAGLTALLRSGVATLSILIPFLLIVSFVVGGVSGGIADFLPDKAGQVILHETSDGALGPWSGLAVTALWAVAALAAGAWSVRRRDA encoded by the coding sequence ATGACGTTCGCAGCCGTCCTCCACTCCGAGTGGATCAAGATCCGTACCCTGCGGTCGATGCTGTGGGCCCTCCTCGCGGTCGTCCTCGCCACCGCGGCCTTCTCCGCGCTCGCCGGACTCGACTCCGACGGCACCGACTTCGACCCGCTGCACGCCGCGTTCTTCGGCGTCAACTTCGGCCAGGCCGCGGCGGTCGCCTTCGGTGCGACGGCCGTGTCGTCCGAGTTCCAGGGCGGCGCCCTCAGACTCTCGCTGGCCGCCGTACCCCGCCGGGGCCGGTGGTTCACGGCCAAGGCGGTCGCGATCGGTGTACCGGCCCTGGCCGTCGGCCTGCTCACCGGATTCGTGAGCCTCGCCGTCGGCAAGGCCGTCCTCGGCGACAGGACGAGCGGACTCTCGGCCGCCGAGGGCCTGCGCGGCGCCGTCGGCTGCGGCGTCTACCTCGCTCTGATGGCCCTCCTCGCGGCCGGCCTGACCGCCCTCCTGCGCAGCGGCGTGGCAACCCTGAGCATCCTCATCCCGTTCCTGCTCATCGTGTCCTTCGTCGTCGGGGGAGTCTCCGGCGGCATCGCGGACTTCCTGCCGGACAAGGCGGGCCAGGTGATCCTCCACGAGACGTCCGACGGCGCGCTCGGCCCCTGGAGCGGCCTGGCGGTGACGGCGCTGTGGGCGGTGGCCGCGCTGGCGGCGGGCGCGTGGAGCGTACGGCGCAGGGACGCCTGA